A window of Myxococcales bacterium contains these coding sequences:
- a CDS encoding esterase, which translates to MSGLRIGRRGLVLGAAAAAVQACKKSDPRAESTHAYAALNEASAAEPPSTIDGGASPARVVEWSFSSDASEATRAAVVLPASRPGERFPVLVALHGRGEARKGPELGALGWPRDYALVRAIRRLGAPPLTSEDFEGFVEKKRLDLHNARLATAPYRGLVVVCPYLPDLELKSPLALRDYGDFVKSVLLPRVRRELPVVDKAEATGIDGVSLGGAVALRVGLESPQTFGMVGSLQAAIDDPQIPELVEALRLARVARPGLKLRLLTSDKDYFRRVVTATSQAMRSAGLDHEYLLVPGPHDYPFNRGPGALEMLLWHEAGLARS; encoded by the coding sequence GTGAGCGGCCTGCGTATCGGCCGGCGTGGGCTCGTGCTCGGGGCAGCCGCGGCGGCCGTTCAGGCCTGCAAAAAGAGCGATCCGAGGGCCGAGTCGACGCACGCGTACGCCGCCCTCAACGAGGCCTCGGCCGCCGAGCCCCCATCGACGATCGACGGCGGAGCCTCTCCCGCTCGGGTCGTCGAGTGGTCGTTCTCCTCGGACGCCTCCGAGGCCACGCGCGCCGCGGTGGTGCTCCCGGCGTCGCGCCCCGGCGAACGTTTCCCCGTGCTCGTGGCGCTCCATGGTCGTGGAGAGGCCCGCAAAGGGCCCGAGCTCGGCGCGCTCGGTTGGCCGCGCGACTACGCCCTCGTGCGTGCCATCCGGAGGCTCGGAGCCCCGCCGCTCACGTCCGAAGATTTCGAAGGATTCGTCGAGAAAAAGCGCCTCGATCTGCACAACGCGCGCCTCGCGACCGCGCCGTACCGTGGCCTCGTCGTCGTGTGCCCGTACCTGCCGGATCTCGAGCTCAAGAGCCCGCTCGCCCTGCGCGACTACGGCGACTTCGTGAAGAGCGTGCTGCTCCCGCGTGTGAGGCGCGAGCTGCCCGTCGTCGACAAGGCCGAGGCCACCGGGATCGACGGCGTGTCCCTCGGGGGCGCCGTGGCGCTGCGCGTGGGGCTCGAGAGCCCGCAGACCTTCGGCATGGTGGGCTCGCTCCAGGCGGCCATCGACGATCCCCAGATCCCCGAGCTCGTCGAGGCGCTCCGCTTGGCACGTGTCGCGCGCCCCGGGCTCAAGCTCCGCCTCCTCACGAGCGACAAGGACTACTTTCGTCGCGTCGTCACGGCCACCTCGCAGGCGATGCGCTCGGCCGGGCTCGACCACGAGTACCTCTTGGTGCCTGGCCCCCACGACTACCCGTTCAACCGTGGTCCTGGAGCGCTCGAGATGTTGCTCTGGCACGAGGCCGGGCTCGCGAGGTCCTGA
- a CDS encoding RluA family pseudouridine synthase translates to MPLGAGVTVRLTREAPRSGLDVVVLHRSEHLVVVDKPAGIPTIADGRARAGSLLSEAARAVGLPEGRLHPTSRLDRDVSGVVTFALTPLAREELARAREEGAYDRRYVALAARAPSPKEGMCDAPLGPGRDPRHRRVDPKGEPSRSKYAVIAEAPSGTGGARAALLALGPETGRTHQLRVHTSHMGAPLLGDPTYGGPSRLALANGKILGFSRVMLHCAKVRFVVGGEALALESPVPAALLSTWASLGGGEGAWEEALAWTVFSTGARS, encoded by the coding sequence GTGCCCCTGGGCGCGGGCGTCACGGTCCGCCTCACCCGCGAGGCGCCGCGGTCGGGGCTCGACGTGGTCGTCTTGCACCGGAGCGAGCACCTCGTCGTGGTCGACAAACCCGCGGGCATCCCCACGATCGCCGACGGGCGCGCGCGCGCGGGCTCGCTGCTCTCCGAGGCGGCGCGGGCCGTAGGGCTCCCCGAGGGGCGCCTCCACCCGACGTCACGGCTCGACCGCGACGTGAGCGGCGTGGTCACGTTCGCGCTCACGCCGCTCGCCCGCGAAGAGCTCGCCCGGGCGCGCGAAGAAGGCGCGTACGACCGGAGGTACGTGGCGCTCGCGGCCCGCGCGCCGAGCCCCAAAGAGGGCATGTGCGACGCCCCCCTAGGCCCCGGACGGGACCCGCGCCATCGACGCGTCGACCCCAAGGGCGAGCCGTCGCGGTCCAAGTACGCGGTGATCGCCGAGGCGCCCTCGGGAACCGGCGGGGCCCGCGCCGCGCTGCTCGCGCTCGGACCCGAGACCGGACGCACCCACCAGCTCCGCGTGCACACGAGCCACATGGGGGCCCCGCTGCTCGGCGATCCGACGTACGGAGGTCCGTCGCGCCTCGCGCTCGCGAACGGCAAAATCCTCGGTTTTTCTCGGGTGATGCTCCACTGCGCCAAGGTGCGCTTCGTCGTGGGAGGCGAGGCGCTCGCGCTCGAGAGCCCCGTCCCCGCGGCGCTCCTGTCGACGTGGGCGTCCCTCGGGGGCGGCGAAGGCGCGTGGGAAGAGGCCCTCGCGTGGACCGTCTTCTCTACGGGCGCGCGCTCCTGA
- a CDS encoding phosphoenolpyruvate synthase: MAKDERRSKARAGAGGWLVPLETLARDGESPRTVGGKAARLAWLHRNGFSVPATWVLPEAAFATAIRGLSPFCEPRSLLRVASGRNVYARAAEARHEMLDARLPDGLEEELEALWAKHESQAPWGFAVRSSATCEDGALVSMAGLAETKLGVRGGAALARVVREVWASIASGRALAYLAAHGVRDVGMAVVVQVMVRAEAAGVMFTRVVAPGAVRGERVINVGFGLGAPVVDGVTSPDLLRLSRDGQKVSETIARKPKATVVGPNGVEERDAQSPDSPALRDVHVRKLSELARNLEAIEDVAWDVEFACEGDELVVVQARPVTSRGFPEGGDAETVWSNVNVGEALPGVATPFTWSIAGAFSEAGFRRAFGALGCAVPKNAKLVGNVFGRFYLNLSQFMRIAAQVPGLDPRTLMQLGGGAGAERLEREVSDVSRTGFYARLPMTAARLFKEQVRLDADVEAFEAHADKLRRAHAALDLAILPDEGLATRLRDVQAFLERTGTVMLTCASSSLATHVALRMLLSRVAREDADRLAQELVRGIHDLESARPGIGMLRVAAIARTEPAARDALLRESTVTLDALPEGPTRRALVSFLELYGERAVREAELSTPRWREDPRVVLTMLRVALRGESREIEATLARSRAEADAEMQRLKSKLNVAEVTLVRHLVARAQKAARLRERMRAWVTRVLGMVRDVALDADRRLLRLVPELADDYERLLREGSPLAQVQSVFMLTADELVTALRTSRRDLAPLVRARRAELARDLSRPDPPPTFVGLPPAVMLPPAGGKVLSGIAASSGVVEGRARVLMSPAEMSLLQPGEILVVHTTDVGWTPLFLLAAGVVTELGGPLSHAAVVAREFGVPSVVNVERATLAVKTGDLLRVDGDRGRIEVLPEAGATSSG, from the coding sequence ATGGCGAAAGACGAGCGAAGGTCGAAGGCGCGCGCGGGCGCAGGGGGGTGGCTCGTTCCGCTGGAGACGCTCGCGCGTGACGGCGAGAGCCCGAGGACGGTCGGCGGAAAAGCGGCGCGCCTCGCGTGGCTGCACAGGAACGGGTTCTCCGTGCCGGCGACCTGGGTGCTTCCCGAGGCCGCGTTCGCGACGGCCATCCGAGGGCTCTCTCCGTTCTGCGAGCCGCGCTCGCTCCTGCGGGTCGCGTCCGGGCGCAACGTGTACGCGCGAGCGGCCGAGGCGCGGCACGAGATGCTCGACGCGCGTCTGCCCGACGGCCTCGAAGAAGAGCTCGAGGCGCTCTGGGCGAAGCACGAGTCCCAGGCCCCTTGGGGCTTCGCGGTGCGCTCGTCGGCCACGTGCGAAGATGGCGCGCTCGTGTCCATGGCCGGCCTCGCCGAGACGAAGCTCGGGGTGCGTGGGGGTGCGGCGCTCGCCCGCGTCGTGCGTGAGGTGTGGGCCAGCATCGCGTCGGGGCGCGCGCTCGCCTACCTCGCCGCACATGGTGTGCGGGACGTGGGCATGGCCGTGGTGGTGCAGGTCATGGTGCGCGCCGAGGCCGCGGGGGTGATGTTCACGCGTGTGGTCGCGCCGGGCGCGGTGCGTGGAGAGCGCGTGATCAACGTGGGGTTCGGGCTCGGTGCGCCCGTGGTCGACGGGGTCACGTCTCCCGACCTGCTTCGCCTCTCGCGGGACGGGCAGAAGGTCTCCGAGACGATCGCGCGGAAGCCCAAGGCCACCGTGGTCGGTCCGAACGGCGTCGAAGAGCGGGACGCGCAGAGCCCCGACTCGCCGGCGCTGCGCGACGTGCACGTGCGTAAGCTCTCCGAGCTCGCGCGAAATCTCGAGGCCATCGAGGACGTCGCCTGGGATGTCGAGTTCGCGTGCGAGGGCGACGAGCTCGTCGTGGTCCAGGCCCGCCCGGTGACGAGCCGTGGTTTCCCCGAAGGGGGCGACGCCGAGACCGTGTGGAGCAACGTGAACGTCGGCGAGGCGCTGCCCGGCGTGGCGACCCCGTTCACGTGGTCGATCGCGGGCGCGTTCAGCGAGGCCGGGTTCCGCCGGGCGTTCGGCGCGCTCGGGTGCGCCGTGCCCAAGAACGCGAAGCTCGTCGGCAACGTTTTTGGCCGATTTTACCTGAATTTGTCGCAGTTCATGCGCATCGCGGCGCAGGTCCCGGGGCTCGATCCGCGCACGCTCATGCAGCTCGGCGGGGGCGCGGGCGCCGAGCGGCTCGAGCGCGAGGTGAGCGACGTGTCGCGCACCGGCTTCTACGCGCGCCTCCCCATGACGGCCGCGCGCCTCTTCAAGGAGCAGGTGCGGCTCGACGCGGACGTCGAGGCCTTCGAGGCCCACGCCGACAAGCTGCGCCGCGCCCACGCCGCGCTCGACTTGGCCATCCTGCCCGACGAGGGCCTCGCGACCCGCCTCCGGGACGTGCAAGCGTTCCTCGAGCGGACCGGCACCGTGATGCTCACGTGCGCGTCGAGCTCGCTCGCGACCCACGTCGCGCTCCGCATGCTGCTCTCGCGTGTCGCGCGGGAAGACGCGGACCGGCTCGCGCAAGAGCTCGTTCGGGGCATCCACGATCTCGAGAGCGCTCGCCCCGGCATCGGCATGCTGCGCGTCGCCGCGATCGCGCGCACCGAGCCCGCGGCCCGCGACGCGCTCCTCCGGGAGAGCACGGTCACGCTCGACGCCCTCCCCGAGGGGCCCACGCGGCGCGCCCTCGTCTCGTTCCTCGAGCTCTACGGAGAGCGCGCGGTGCGCGAGGCCGAGCTCTCGACGCCGCGCTGGCGAGAGGACCCGCGGGTCGTGCTCACCATGCTCCGCGTGGCGCTGCGCGGCGAGTCTCGTGAGATCGAGGCGACGCTCGCGCGGTCGCGCGCCGAGGCCGACGCCGAGATGCAGCGGCTGAAATCGAAGCTCAACGTGGCCGAGGTCACCTTGGTGAGGCACCTCGTGGCCCGCGCCCAGAAGGCGGCGCGGCTCCGCGAGCGCATGCGTGCGTGGGTGACCCGCGTGCTCGGCATGGTACGCGACGTGGCCCTCGACGCCGATCGCCGCCTCCTCCGGCTCGTCCCCGAGCTCGCCGACGACTACGAGCGCCTCCTCCGCGAGGGCTCGCCGCTCGCGCAGGTCCAGTCGGTCTTCATGCTCACGGCCGACGAGCTCGTGACTGCGCTCCGCACGTCGCGTCGGGATCTCGCGCCGCTCGTGCGTGCGCGTCGAGCCGAGCTCGCCCGTGATCTCTCGCGCCCCGATCCGCCTCCCACGTTCGTCGGGTTGCCCCCGGCGGTCATGCTGCCACCCGCGGGAGGCAAGGTGCTCTCGGGCATCGCCGCGAGCTCGGGCGTCGTCGAGGGCCGCGCGCGTGTGCTCATGAGCCCGGCCGAGATGTCCCTGCTGCAGCCCGGAGAGATCCTGGTCGTCCACACGACCGACGTCGGCTGGACGCCGCTCTTCCTCTTGGCCGCCGGTGTGGTGACCGAGCTCGGTGGCCCGCTCTCGCACGCCGCGGTCGTCGCGCGGGAGTTCGGCGTGCCGAGCGTCGTCAACGTGGAGCGCGCGACCTTGGCCGTGAAGACCGGCGATCTCCTCCGCGTCGACGGCGACCGAGGGCGCATCGAGGTGCTACCCGAGGCCGGCGCGACGAGCTCTGGGTGA
- a CDS encoding DUF2452 domain-containing protein gives MNRDDDASKIPTYEPKLDPKAEAPTALVKGRWEGSQASAPYPLSRMAPAFDLVDVAKEIQKADDTIATMTTGKLVVLAEQIRALQEKAKELLEKARVDAALHRAKCNFEKKPGGIYHVYEDEDGSRWFSLFGPDEWRTGAPHGFVGSYRLEHDQSFTRVEDIPGREVDAQALARLLGTGSP, from the coding sequence ATGAACCGCGACGACGACGCGAGCAAAATCCCCACCTACGAGCCCAAGCTCGACCCGAAGGCCGAGGCGCCTACGGCGCTCGTGAAGGGGCGCTGGGAGGGGTCGCAGGCTTCGGCGCCGTACCCGCTCTCGCGCATGGCCCCGGCGTTCGACCTGGTCGACGTCGCCAAGGAGATCCAAAAGGCCGACGACACGATCGCCACGATGACCACGGGCAAGCTCGTCGTGCTCGCCGAGCAGATCCGCGCGCTGCAAGAGAAGGCGAAGGAGCTGCTCGAGAAGGCCCGCGTGGACGCCGCCCTCCACCGCGCGAAATGCAACTTCGAGAAGAAGCCCGGGGGCATCTACCACGTGTACGAGGACGAGGACGGGAGCCGCTGGTTCTCGCTCTTCGGGCCCGACGAATGGCGCACCGGCGCGCCTCACGGGTTCGTGGGCTCGTACCGCCTCGAGCACGACCAGTCCTTCACACGCGTCGAGGACATCCCGGGGCGCGAGGTCGACGCCCAGGCCCTCGCGCGTCTGCTCGGCACCGGCTCGCCCTGA